Part of the Tepidibacillus fermentans genome, GGTTTCCCCAATGGCGTAAAGCCGAGGAATAGATGTTTCTCCTGACGAATTGGTCTTGATCCCTCCCATGAGGAAGTGAGCGGCAGGAGAGATAGGCAAAAGCTGAATTTGTAGATCTAAGCCACTTTCAATACAGATTTGAGTAATGGAAGGGAAACGCTTTGAAAAATCTTTAATCATGGAAATATCTAAAAATACTTGATCTCCTTGATTCATCACGTCATAAATCTGTCGTGCAACAACATCTCTTGGGGCTAAATCTTTAAGTGGGTGAATTCCTTCCATGATTGAGATACCATCTTGATTAACAAGCTTTGCCCCTTCACCACGTACTGCTTCCGATATTAGCCCATGTGCTTTTCCATCATAAAATAAAACTGTGGGATGAAATTGCATAAATTCGAGGTCGGCAAGTTCTGCACCCGCTCGGTAAGCCATAGCAAGACCATCACCTGTAATGGTAGGCGAATTTGAAGTAACCGGATAAAGTCCACCTGCTCCGCCAGTGGCCATAATTGTATGTTGAGCTTGATAAAAAATTGTTTCATCTTTACGATTCTTTGCAATAGCTCCAACGCAATGACCTTCGAAAATAACAAGGTCATAGGCAGTTACCTGTTCATCAATTCTTATTTCATTTTCTATAGATTTTAATAAGTGATTGATAACATTTTTCCCAGTTGCATCTCCACCAGCATGAACAATCCGTCGTTTGTGATGTCCACCTTCTCGTCCAAGGGAGAGAGACCCATTCTCTTGCCGATCAAAAGGAACACCTAGTTGAATAAGTTCTTTAATGAGATCGGGAGCATGCTTAATCATCAATTCCGTTGCTTCTTCGATATGATGAAAATTCCCTGCAGTTAACGTATCTAAATAATGATTTTTCCAATGATCTTTTTCATATATGGATGCTGCAATTCCACCCTGTGCCAGATAGGAATTACTATGAGTTACATTTGATTTGGTAATCAAGATCACTTTTTTCTTATTTGATAAAAGTTTTGCTGCATACAGTCCTGCAATCCCACTACCAATAATCAGAACATCCGCTTTGATTGTTTCCATGGTAAGGTCCTCCTTTATTGACCATCCAAGTGTCTTTACACATATGTTTACACAAAAGAAAGAGTATGACAAGAGGAAAATAAAAAGTAAATTTTAATAATGACTCCCTATTATGTGGAGAATGTCTCATTTAAGTTTTTACTGTATTAATACAAATAAAATAATTTATTGACTGTTATATAAAATATTGTTATAATACAGATAACGAAAAATAAATGCTGGGGTGTAACAATGATGGAGAGGAGCATAATGGAAATGGTATACCAAAGAAAAGAAGGAAAACCATTTGTTTTGAAAGACATTGATCCTTTATTTTATGCTTGCTGCTATCTCAACACAAATCGGATGTTCTTAATGGAGAAAGAAAAATTTTTTAATGAAATGCAAAAAGGGTTGATTTCAAAGTTATCTGCTGTTGCGAATCTTTAAACAAAATATTTTAAATAAACATTTTGAAATCGTAAAGCATTTTTTCCCCATTTAGGAAAAAGTGCTTTTTTTATTGGAATGGCAGGATTATGATATAAAATTGTCGAAACAAGTAACCGATATAAATAGAGGATATAATTTTTTTATTAACAGTTTTATTAGGGGAAGTGAAGCGATGGACTTAAGTACAATTATTGGTCTTATACTTGGATTAGCAGGGTTAGTTGGAGGATTTCTACTAGAAGGCGGTCATGCGAGTTCATTGTTGCAACTAACCGCATTTATGATTGTTTTTGGGGGAACATTTGGAGCGGTTATTGTAAGTTACCCAATGTCACAGTTAAAGACTGTCCCTAAACTTCTAAAAATAGCATTTACGGAAAAAAAATTAAATGTTCATGAAACGATTCAACAATTAGTTGAATATTCAACATTAGCCAGAAGAGAAGGAGTATTAACGATTGAACAATATTACGAAAAAATGGATGGTAATCCTTTTCTAAAAGAAGGACTCATGATGGTCGTTGATGGAGTGGATCCACAGCTTATTCGTGAGATCTTAGAAATTGAGATTGCGAATATTGAGGCTAGACACGAAAAAGGAATTAAAATCTTTGAGTCTGCAGGAGGTTATGCACCGACAATGGGGATTATTGGTACTGTTATGGGACTCGTTCACGTACTAGGGAATTTATCTGATCCCGATTCTTTAGGTCCATCTATTGCGGTGGCTTTTATTGCGACCTTATATGGTGTAGCAAGTGCAAACGTTTTTTATTTACCGATTGCTTCTAAATTGAAAGCTCGTAGCCAAATGGAAGTATTAATCAAGGAATTAGAAGTGGAAGGGATTCTCTCGATTCAAGCAGGAGAAAATCCGCAAATGTTAAAAAAGAAATTATTAGCCTTTTTACCCCCAGCTATGCGTGATTTAGAACAAGAGAATACTGCGGGTGAAAACAATGAATAGACGAAAGAAAAAAGCAGAATCCCATGAAAACCATGAACGATGGCTGATTACTTATTCTGACTTAATTACGCTACTTATGATTTTCTTTGTTGTGATGTATTCTATGAGTAAATTGGAAGTGGCTAAATTTGAACAGATTAAAGTTTCATTAATGGATGCTTTGTCAACGAATGATTCGAT contains:
- the nadB gene encoding L-aspartate oxidase, with amino-acid sequence METIKADVLIIGSGIAGLYAAKLLSNKKKVILITKSNVTHSNSYLAQGGIAASIYEKDHWKNHYLDTLTAGNFHHIEEATELMIKHAPDLIKELIQLGVPFDRQENGSLSLGREGGHHKRRIVHAGGDATGKNVINHLLKSIENEIRIDEQVTAYDLVIFEGHCVGAIAKNRKDETIFYQAQHTIMATGGAGGLYPVTSNSPTITGDGLAMAYRAGAELADLEFMQFHPTVLFYDGKAHGLISEAVRGEGAKLVNQDGISIMEGIHPLKDLAPRDVVARQIYDVMNQGDQVFLDISMIKDFSKRFPSITQICIESGLDLQIQLLPISPAAHFLMGGIKTNSSGETSIPRLYAIGETAFTGVHGSNRLASNSLLEGLFFAKQTAESILLKIDIEGEPLFPFPFIHESNQQIEISLPSQEEIREIMLKYVGIVRTPEGLTFAKQWFESFLSTINVIKTILLTKDQLTRLNMLTVGWLMITSALERKESRGAHFRTDFPNEDELNWRKRYIVRRRETNEYDQIKETFATAIY
- a CDS encoding flagellar motor protein, translating into MDLSTIIGLILGLAGLVGGFLLEGGHASSLLQLTAFMIVFGGTFGAVIVSYPMSQLKTVPKLLKIAFTEKKLNVHETIQQLVEYSTLARREGVLTIEQYYEKMDGNPFLKEGLMMVVDGVDPQLIREILEIEIANIEARHEKGIKIFESAGGYAPTMGIIGTVMGLVHVLGNLSDPDSLGPSIAVAFIATLYGVASANVFYLPIASKLKARSQMEVLIKELEVEGILSIQAGENPQMLKKKLLAFLPPAMRDLEQENTAGENNE